The bacterium genome includes the window GGCAAGACTCCGGAAATCGCTGACTTTGCAAAAGGGTTGAGCCAACTTATTCTCCGCGTTCGCGATCTGGTCTGCGCTCACCCCCAAAGCGGCGTTACGGCTGAAAACTTTCGCTGTTACCTGGTCGCGCACTCTATGGGAGGGCTGGTCTGCCGCGCTTTCCTGCAAAACCCCGAACTCGGGGATAAAAACGCCCGGCTCAGCGTGGACAAAGTGTTCACCTACGCGACGCCCCACAACGGCATTGAAATGGCCGGCATCAACGTCCCGAAGTGGCTTAGCGCCGCTGACATGAACAATTTCAACCGTGAGTATATGTCCAGATACCTCAAGCTGGAGTCCATCTACAAAAAAACCGGGCGCGTGGACTGGATTTTTGAAGACTCCTTTCCGTCCGACCGGTTTTTTTGCATGGTGGGCACGAACCGGGCGGATTACGAGGTCGCTATGGGCATGTCCAGGGCCTTCGCCGGTCACGGCAGCGACGGTCTGGTCAAAATCGAGAACGCTTCGGTCTGGGGCGTAAACGCCGACGGGCAGGTATCCGCCCCGTGCGCCACGGCCTACGCCTACCGTTCCCACTCGGGCTACTTCGGCATTGTAAACAGCGAGGAGGCTTACCAGAACCTCACGCGCTTCCTCTTCGGGGACATACGGGTCGACGTATGGCTGGACGTGGAGACGGTACAGCTCCCGCCCGATATCCAGGGAAAGCCGGTCAACGCCCTTTACCAGTTCGAGCTGTTGGCTTCGCCCCGGGGCAAGCGCTGGACTCTGACGCGCCGCGTGGCGGAAGAGGACTCGGTTGCCTGCCGAAGCCATCAGGATCTGGTGGACCCGAAGAAAAAAAGCGCCAGAAGCATATTTTTGTCTTCCGTGTTCCTCTCCAACCGCGCCCGCATAAGCAAGGTGCGCCCTTCGCTGGCTTACGGCCTGACACTCGGGGTTCGCGTGCCGGATTACGAGGTTGAGCGCAAATTCTGGCCGGATTCGCATTTTGAAGGCGGATATATGTTCCGGGATACGCTGGTGGTTGAAATGATCCCGCCGCAAACGGCGGGTGGCGAATGGGCGGTTACTTTCGACTGGCAGAGTGAGAACCTCGGCCGCGCCAGCCGATCGCTTTCCTACGAGACGCTTGAGAGCGGCAAGCTGCAGATGGCGGTCCCGTTCGACAGCAAGAGCGAGCCGGGCGTTTCCGGGCAACTGCGGTTTGTGGTTTCCTCGTGGAATGACTGACCTGTTTTGTGCTTGCCCCGGAAAGGGCCGCTAGCGCCCTTCCGGGGTCTGCGCCGCAGGGGTTTATTTCATGGCCCACTGCTGCAGGAGGGCGAAAACTAATCTTTGGAATATTCGGAGTAAAGCTTTTGCATGCACTCCGGGCACACTCCGTGGCTGAATCTGGCCTCGGAATGTTCGCAGACGTAGGTTTCAATCTGCTCCCAGTACCCCTTGTCGTTGCGTATCTTCTTGCAGCTGGCGCAAATCGGCAGAAGGCCGCTGAGAGCCTTCACCTCCTCCAGCGCCTTTTTCAGCGAGTCCCTTTCGATGCCCAGAGCCCTGCGGCTCTCGTCGAGTTCGCGGTACAGCACCTCGAAGGGCTGCCGTATAGCCGAAGCCACCGTCGCCTCGAAAAGAAACAGGACCCCGACAGTTTTTAGCAGATGCCCGGCGAAATTGGATATTCCGAAGACGCTTATGTAGAAGGTGAAGAAGATTTCCGCAAGAATCGTCGCCACTATGTACGCCGCGAGAAACTGGAAGGTCCTGGGCGAGAAGCGCTCCCTGTTTCTCCAGAAACGGTACAGGGCTGCCGCCATGACAAGGCAGATGACGTACTCGCTGACCTTTTTAAAGGCGGTAAGGCCTGTGGGCTCGATAAAGCAGTCGGGGAAAACGCCGGCGAAGATGGCGCCGGTGACTCCGGCGAGGACCAGAAAGCCGACCGCAACCAGGGCGAGGGGCGGCGCCCGGCGCGTGAGGAGAGAGGGAGCGGCGAGAAGGGCTGCGGCTTCCACGTACCTCGCTCCCACCCAAAGCTGGGTGGGCAGGTTGGAACCCGCTCCGGGGAATACGCCCATCCCTTTGTAGGCAAGGGTGTGAAGCGTCTGGATTATCGCTATGACGAGGTGCGCCACGCCCAGAAAAACGAAAAAGCTGTTCTCCATTTTAAGACAGGCGTTCCACGCGAGGGTGAAGATGCAACAGGACACCACTATGGCGGCAATCTCCACGATGCTGTGGAAGAGGAGGTAGTTGTATTGCCCGATAACTACGCTCACGGCTAAAAAGACAACTCCGAAAAGCCACCCGAACCACTGAAAGCCGAATTTATCGTCGATTAATTCTCCCGAACAGTTTCTCATTTTCTAACTCGCTCTCCCAAAGCCGGTAACTCTACCGCTGTCCGGCGACCTTGAATATCTCTTCGATAAGTTCGTTTAATCTGTACGGTTTCGACAATATGGAATCCGCAAAACGCCCTTCGTCGTCGGCGGGCACCGCCGGAAGGGCATAACCGGTGGCGATGATGACCTTGCAGGAGGGGTTTATCCTGCGAAGCTCCTTGAGGCACTGCAGGCCGCCCATGCCGGGCATGCCCACGTCGAGAACCACGAGGTCTATTATGCCCTGATTTTGGCGGTAGAGGTCCAGCGCCTCCTCGCCGCTGGCGGCCTCGAACACCAGCATTCCCTCGTTTTTAAGGGCTTCGGAGACCGTTTCCAGTACTCCTTCGTTGTCGTCCGCGACGAGCAGCGTGGGCTTTCTCTCCGAGGGGGCGGTTCCCTCCTTCATGAAGGAGGGAACAAAAGCGGGGCACTCGCCGGTTGCCGGAAAATAAAGGTGAAAGGCCGTGCCGACACCCTTTTTGCTCACGCACTCTATGTACCCGCCGTGCTCCTTGACCAGTCCGTAGACGATGGCGAGGCCGAGTCCGGTGCCCTTGCCGACCTCCTTTGTCGTGAAAAAAGGGTCGAAGATATGGCGGATCGTGTCTTCGTCCATCCCTTCGCCGTCGTCCTCCACGCTCAGGCGCACATACCTTCCGGGCTCCACCTGCCACCCCTTGACCGGCTCTCTTATCTCGAAGCTCCGCGTTGAGATGCGTATCTTTCCCCTCCCCCCGAGGGCGTCGTTGGAGTTGGAGGCGAGGTTGAGGAGAATGTGCTCCACCTGAATCGGGTCGGCTTTGACGCAGAGTATCTCCTCGGCGAGGGACAGCTCTATGCCGAGCGTCTGCGGAAGGGTCCGCTCCAGAATGGCTACGGAATTTTTTATCTCCGCGTTCATGTCCACGCTCTGGAGCCGTAGTTCCTTCTTCCTGCTGAAGGTAAGGAGCCCGTGGACCAGCTCGGCAGCGCGTGAGCAGCTGGCGTCGGCCTTTTTAAGCCAATCCTCGTTTTTCTCGTCAAGCTTGCCGGACATGAGGGAGAGGTTCAGAAAACCCGAGATCGCCTGGATTATGTTGTTGAAGTCGTGGGCGATGCCGCCGGTCAGGATTCCGACCGCCTCCATTTTCTGGGCCTGAATAAGCTTCGCCTCGGTCTCTTTCAGCCTGCTGACATCGACTATTATTCCCCGCAGTCCCGACGCCTGTCCTTCGTCCAGAATCGGAGAGGCAAAGATCATTACGGGGAAAGTCGCGCCGTTCTTGCCCAATAAAGTGAAATCCAAACCCCGGCTGAGAGCGCCCCCGAGAATGTCCTTTATGGCCTTTGCGCCGCGTTCCCTCTCTTCCGGCACCAGGAAATTGACTGCGGGAAAACCGTTTTGAATATCCTTCTTGGTAAAATCCGTGACCTTGAAAGCCTGCTCATTGACGAAAGTGACCATTCCGGCTTCGTCCATTTCAAAGACTATCTCGGGAAGCATCCTCGCCAGCTCGCGGAAGCGCTTCTCGCTGACCCGCAGGGCGTCTTCGGCCTTTTTCCTCTCTACAAGCTCTCTTTGAACCGTAAGGCTGCTTTTCTTCGAGCGTATCTCGGCGCGGATTAAAAAGAAGCAGAATCCCGCGACGAAGACAGAGAAGATCAAGGTTCCGGTGTGGTAAACCTTTTTTCTGCTCTCGAAATTAGCCAGCGCCGGACCCTTCAGGATGGATACTATTACAATCAGCGGATAATCCGGCATGGCGCGATAGCTCGCCATTCTCTCCTTGTTGTCCACGGCGGAGATGAGTTCGTAATGGCCGACGGAGCTCTGGGCGGCCTCCCTGAAAACCGGGCTGTAGCCGCTTATGTCGTCGCCGACCATTTTGGTGGCGGGGCTTATGCGCACCCTGACGATGTGGTCGGTTCCCACGATGAGCCCGGACCGAAAATCGCCCAGGATGATGTTGTCGTAGACCTTTCCGAAGTAGAAAGGGTCGAGCCCTAAGGAGACAATCCCGGCGAAGGAGCCGTCCGGGTTGTCGAGCCGCCTGCTAAGGAAAAAAGACCAGGTGCCCGTTGCCTGGGTTTTGAGGGGTTTGCCTACGAAGAGCCCCGCGTCCGGGTCCTTGAGATGGACCTGGAAGTGCTCGCGGTCGGAGATGTTCAGAGGGCCTTTAAGGGGAACCGCGCTGTAGACGAGAAAGCCGTCCTTGTCGGAGAGGGCGACCTGGACGGCGGAGAGATCCTCTTTGGTCAACTCGCCGAAACTTCTCATGCTTTCCGAAACGGCGCCGTTTTTCTCATATTCTTTTTTCAGGTAGAGAAGCGCGTTGTCCGCCGTCCTCATGACTCGCCTGGCGTATTCCTCGAAGGCGCGCGCCATGATG containing:
- a CDS encoding response regulator, producing the protein MASFRAFGIANSSRQLPAGLLTGFFGLMLIIGAWSGIFYLTARDHREETGRIRSENAIMARAFEEYARRVMRTADNALLYLKKEYEKNGAVSESMRSFGELTKEDLSAVQVALSDKDGFLVYSAVPLKGPLNISDREHFQVHLKDPDAGLFVGKPLKTQATGTWSFFLSRRLDNPDGSFAGIVSLGLDPFYFGKVYDNIILGDFRSGLIVGTDHIVRVRISPATKMVGDDISGYSPVFREAAQSSVGHYELISAVDNKERMASYRAMPDYPLIVIVSILKGPALANFESRKKVYHTGTLIFSVFVAGFCFFLIRAEIRSKKSSLTVQRELVERKKAEDALRVSEKRFRELARMLPEIVFEMDEAGMVTFVNEQAFKVTDFTKKDIQNGFPAVNFLVPEERERGAKAIKDILGGALSRGLDFTLLGKNGATFPVMIFASPILDEGQASGLRGIIVDVSRLKETEAKLIQAQKMEAVGILTGGIAHDFNNIIQAISGFLNLSLMSGKLDEKNEDWLKKADASCSRAAELVHGLLTFSRKKELRLQSVDMNAEIKNSVAILERTLPQTLGIELSLAEEILCVKADPIQVEHILLNLASNSNDALGGRGKIRISTRSFEIREPVKGWQVEPGRYVRLSVEDDGEGMDEDTIRHIFDPFFTTKEVGKGTGLGLAIVYGLVKEHGGYIECVSKKGVGTAFHLYFPATGECPAFVPSFMKEGTAPSERKPTLLVADDNEGVLETVSEALKNEGMLVFEAASGEEALDLYRQNQGIIDLVVLDVGMPGMGGLQCLKELRRINPSCKVIIATGYALPAVPADDEGRFADSILSKPYRLNELIEEIFKVAGQR